In Camelina sativa cultivar DH55 chromosome 17, Cs, whole genome shotgun sequence, the genomic stretch AGTACCAACATTAGGATCAACAACTATCTCATCGCAGATGATTGGTAGCTTCCGCCCATTGAAGGGATGCACAGCAAACTCTCCGTGCAGGTGCTTGTATCTTGAATCAGCGGGATGAATAGCGATGGCGGTATCGCCGAGCATAGTCTCGATCCTAGTAGTGGCAACAACAACCTCACCGCCTCCTCTCTCGAGAGGGTAAGCAAATGAAGTGATAAGACCAAATTCAACTGGTTTCTCATACCCAGGGACTTTCACTAGTGTTCTTCCTTTGATGTCAATATGCTCAACCTCACGCTTAGAAAGGGCAGTGCTAAGGAAACAGTCCCAATGAACCAGCCGGAGATCCCTGTAGATAAGCCCTTCCTTGTGTAACCTTACAAAGGCCTCAGTGACAGCCTTTGATCGTTGCTCGTCCATCGTAAAACACTCACGGGACCAATCAAGAGATGAGCCCATACGACGTAGCTGTGATTTGATTGTACCACTTTTATTCTCTGTCCACTGCCACACATGGTTCAAGAATTCCTCACGGCCAAAGTCATGCCTGGTCTTTCCTGTTTCACGGGTAAGATTTTTCTCTACCACAAGCTGTGTAGCAATACCAGCATGGTCAAACCCGGGAACCCACAAAGCATTAAAGCCAGACATCCTCTTCCAACGAATCAGTGTGTCCTCCATTGCACATGTTAGTGCGTGACCAATATGCAATGCTCCTGTAACATTAGGAGGAGGAAGAACCATCACAAACGGTGGTTTGGAACTCGTAGCATCAGCCTTGAAAAACTCAGATTTCTCCCACCATTCATACCATctgaacacaaaaacaacaaacagagCTCAGATTTAAACAATTGGTGAATCCAAAAATCAGAGAATAATTAGGGTTATAGAGAGGACTTACGATTTCTCCACAGCAGAAGGATTGTATTCTTTGGGCATCTGTGAAGATAACCTCTTCTTCTCGCCAATAGGAGTTTCCGGATCTaagaactcttcttcttcttcatcttctttgccaatcttcttctctgcaatttttgttttaggttttgcTGACTTGACAACTTCTCTGAGCTTTGCTTTCTCCAAAGCTTTCTGctttttcatctctttttctttagcCTTCTCTTGGTTCCTCAATTTCCGTTCCATCTCcatatccatcttcttcttctccgcttcTTCGGacatcaagattttttttgtcaaagtatCTTCTGTGATTTGTGAAGCAGACACGAATGTTATAGAGTACTACAAACGCAAAAGCTAGGTAGGGTTAGTGAAAAGGCGTTACTAAATGTAAAAGAGAAATATGGAAAATTTGACAGTTATGGGAATTTAGAAAATATGTAGAAAGATATACACAcgagttaaaaaacaaaaaaagattttactctttttgtatttattaaaaaacatgTACAATATTGTATTAAGtcattattttggtttttaaagaaGAGTTTAGAAATTAGAAGATTCCAGTGTCTTAGCTCTGTCTCCTGCACTCCTAGCCTCTGCATTGCCTTCCATAATGTAACTCTTCTCCTGTCACCACAAAAAATTACTCTCATTGCAAAACCAAAAACCCCATTGTTGacaatatgataaaaaaaaaaaaatgaatgcaaGTATTATCTTACCAGTAAACGCCAGATGAAGGGAACACCATCTCTGACCTTAAGCTTCTTTCTGATCACTTCTTCCGCTGCATACATCAGAGCCAATAGCTTTTATTGTTGTTATATAACACTAAACAAGATGAATATCCAACTATACTGAGTCTACAAACAAGCCATACCAGTCGAGGATTGGCCTGTCTTTAGCAGCAGCTGGCACCACATTTCGTTGAAAACATCTATCTGTTCATCTGATGCCCCGACGATCTATTATTAATCATCaaacagttttaaaaagaaCCATCAAAAAGGTGTTGATCAAGAAATTTCGTGAGTTAGATGCTAGAGGTTTAGTTTACCTTGTAACCAATGACGTTAAACTCTGACCCGAGTAGTTCTAAAGCCTCTTTGTAGTTTCCCCTCGCGAACTCATACACAGCTTCCCCGAGCTGATATGAAAACAAAACTGATATTGAGTTAGTAGTTATAGTGAAAAAGATGATCAAAGAGGGGGGAATAAACCAAACCTGAATCCCTTTCTGCATCACTTGTTGTTTCTTCGTATTCATCTTTGATAATCTGCAAGTAGGACACAGGTTGACGACAAATCCGGTATCAGTTAGAAAcagtagaagaaaataaattcataCTAACCGGAACTTCAGACCCTCAAGTAATTCATGAGCTCTTGAAGTCTCTCCAACCTTTGCTAATGCCCAAACAATCAATATATCGAGGTGCCACTCCAAATACCAGTTTGCCTGACATGTTAAAAGCAAGTGGCAGAGGAATAAAACCTATTGAACAGGATAACTTGAAACTGCAAACGACATGGGATGATATATCACTATTGCATGGCTTACCTGATCAGTTAAACGAACTGCAACAACTTTGAGACGGTCTCCAAAACCATCAAGAGCATCTCTTACATCTAAACGCAGCAACAAGCCCAATGCATTGAGATAAACCTAAAGAGTTGCAGACAGTTGAATATTGGATAGAGGAAGCAAAAGCATAAATTTCTGAAATTGAATGGATAATTACTTCAGGAGGAACGGCATCGTCTTTCTCCAGTTCTTTCCAGATGTGATCATCATAAATCTCCTCTACTTTACTCAATGGTGCCCCTCCTTCCAAGTAACAAAGAGCAACATGCCACCAATTGTGCGTATACCTAATAATTTGATCcatgtttaaataaaatttattaggGATTCTAAATGATAAGAGAAGAGCTTGATAATATGTGAGAGCCTTCAAGTAAGTGAGAAATGCTTTACATGAAAGATGAGCAAGGAGGCCAAGACTCTGAACGTTCTTCCATGAACTCCACAGCTTCTTTAAAACGACATTCATGTTGAAGAACATGACATAactataaccaaaatattatcagTAAAGAACTACTGAGTGATAAGTTTTGAATGGAAACTGAGAATAAAGGATGCAAGTGTTTTATGTTATGTCAAAATTGTTAGAGAAACTCACACAGTGATGTGCCCAGGCGTCTTCTTTGTTTATCTCATAGCCTTTTCTGGAAGCTGCAGCAGCTTCTTCCATTCGACCAAGTTCTAACAATGGGAACGCAAGCATACCGTGTATGTAACTTTCTTCTTGATTCACAGGTAGAACCTACAATACCAAGCAGATACAATCAACATTAATGGCCTTAGATGGTGAAATCATTTTACTGAAACATCAATTCAATTAGAACTAAATTACCTGCTGAACAAGCCCCAAAAAGGGTTCAGGTTGCCCCATGTAGAAACATAAAACCTGTGCTCTCTTCAGAGAGGCCAAATCCTTTGGGAATCTTTTAAGTAGCTGCCACCAACAATTTGGATTATAAAAAAAGTGACTCAAACAACAAGTTTCATTGGAATCATACAGCCACTAGATTTTGCATCCCAAACCAACATCGTTGTATTGGTGTCAGATAGACTCTAGAATAACATCTGAGAACCAACCTCGGTGTGCATTTCAAAAGCCAAGTCATCATCCCTGTCCGCAGAGATCAGGTAAATAACAGCCTCAAAAACTGCTTTCTCATAAGGTGTAGATTGTTCCTGaaaaacaaaggaacaaaaccctaaacttcaAGATATTACCCCAAAAACCA encodes the following:
- the LOC104756813 gene encoding tetratricopeptide repeat protein 38-like isoform X2, with protein sequence MSLDPLCSSILGVSNYYIVLIYGRNRKVILEAPIYDKDCVLGNILAAHYLSSSDHSRANSFVEAATSNLEQSTPYEKAVFEAVIYLISADRDDDLAFEMHTELLKRFPKDLASLKRAQVLCFYMGQPEPFLGLVQQVLPVNQEESYIHGMLAFPLLELGRMEEAAAASRKGYEINKEDAWAHHCLCHVLQHECRFKEAVEFMEERSESWPPCSSFMYTHNWWHVALCYLEGGAPLSKVEEIYDDHIWKELEKDDAVPPEVYLNALGLLLRLDVRDALDGFGDRLKVVAVRLTDQANWYLEWHLDILIVWALAKVGETSRAHELLEGLKFRLSKMNTKKQQVMQKGIQLGEAVYEFARGNYKEALELLGSEFNVIGYKIVGASDEQIDVFNEMWCQLLLKTGQSSTAEEVIRKKLKVRDGVPFIWRLLEKSYIMEGNAEARSAGDRAKTLESSNF
- the LOC104756813 gene encoding tetratricopeptide repeat protein 38-like isoform X1, with product MEMKTLRCVRWGYEVNTFSDDCIHAINSYFQQVLIYGRNRKVILEAPIYDKDCVLGNILAAHYLSSSDHSRANSFVEAATSNLEQSTPYEKAVFEAVIYLISADRDDDLAFEMHTELLKRFPKDLASLKRAQVLCFYMGQPEPFLGLVQQVLPVNQEESYIHGMLAFPLLELGRMEEAAAASRKGYEINKEDAWAHHCLCHVLQHECRFKEAVEFMEERSESWPPCSSFMYTHNWWHVALCYLEGGAPLSKVEEIYDDHIWKELEKDDAVPPEVYLNALGLLLRLDVRDALDGFGDRLKVVAVRLTDQANWYLEWHLDILIVWALAKVGETSRAHELLEGLKFRLSKMNTKKQQVMQKGIQLGEAVYEFARGNYKEALELLGSEFNVIGYKIVGASDEQIDVFNEMWCQLLLKTGQSSTAEEVIRKKLKVRDGVPFIWRLLEKSYIMEGNAEARSAGDRAKTLESSNF